One Microbacterium esteraromaticum genomic window carries:
- a CDS encoding NUDIX hydrolase, which produces MVGTRTIAADRWIRLRADECEDVDGRRITPYYVLEPADWISVLALDDRGDAILVEEYRHGAGIVALGTIGGAVEADEAPIAAAHRELREETGFAASRMIDLGATWANFGNHTNRVHHFLALDCTRAGGQSLDETEAIAVRVLSLSGLGEHLAQSYHQLTWYKAMEWMAGSEPP; this is translated from the coding sequence GTGGTCGGAACGCGTACGATCGCGGCTGATCGCTGGATCCGGCTGCGCGCGGACGAATGCGAGGATGTCGACGGGCGGCGGATCACCCCGTACTACGTGCTCGAACCCGCGGACTGGATCTCGGTGCTCGCGCTCGATGACCGCGGCGACGCCATTCTGGTGGAGGAGTACCGGCACGGAGCCGGCATCGTCGCCCTGGGCACGATCGGCGGTGCGGTCGAGGCCGACGAGGCTCCGATCGCCGCCGCGCATCGCGAGCTGCGCGAGGAGACCGGCTTCGCAGCATCCCGAATGATCGACCTCGGCGCGACCTGGGCGAACTTCGGCAACCACACCAACCGCGTGCATCACTTCCTCGCTCTTGATTGCACCCGGGCGGGCGGGCAGAGCCTCGACGAGACGGAGGCGATCGCCGTGCGAGTGCTGAGCTTGTCAGGTCTGGGGGAGCACCTCGCCCAGAGCTACCACCAGCTCACCTGGTACAAGGCGATGGAGTGGATGGCCGGCTCCGAACCACCGTGA